A stretch of the Alosa alosa isolate M-15738 ecotype Scorff River chromosome 16, AALO_Geno_1.1, whole genome shotgun sequence genome encodes the following:
- the klhl40b gene encoding kelch-like protein 40b has protein sequence MSAIDPSEEPRIYQQTLLQDGLCDLLESDKFVDCVLKIKGKEFPCHRLVLAACSSYFRAFFQSEEDESKKREVVLDEVEPGVMGMILRYLYTSNINVTEQNVQDVFAVANMLQIPSIFTVCVSFLQKRLSLSNCLAIFRLGLMLDCPRLAVSARNYACERFHLISRDEEFFQLSASEVAAILSADNLNVETENAVFEFLLKWVAKDEKNRLEELPGLLDCVRFRLIPEDYFKEKVENHKWLSGKQDIAEKLQLVREAYQGKLPEPEKIKNKKEPQDEDGEKKVEEEEVEEIAILPSILNDNLRYGMFLRDLLFMITEAGSVAYDPTANDCFVAAISTQIPKNHCSLVTKENQIFVAGGVFFDEQNKEEPLHSYFLQYDPMTSDWLGMPPMPCPRFLFTMGEAENSIYVIGGKEEGELTLNSLSIVSHRSFKWGESDPLPYKVYGHATVSHNDVVYVLGGKGENKKCLKRVCAYDAKKFEWKELAPMAVARSLFGATVYKNKIYVAAGVTDSGLTDTVEVYDIATNKWSDFLEFPQERSSLTLVDHDDNLYAVGGFAMIPKENSDELMPTEMTDIWRYDESERKWKGILKEIRYASGATILGVRLNTLRLTKM, from the exons ATGTCCGCAATAGACCCGTCAGAGGAGCCACGCATTTACCAGCAGACATTGTTACAGGATGGCCTCTGCGACCTCCTGGAGAGTGACAAGTTTGTGGACTGCGTGCTGAAGATCAAGGGGAAGGAGTTCCCCTGCCACAGGTTGGTGCTGGCCGCCTGCAGCTCCTACTTCAGGGCCTTCTTCCAGTCCGAGGAGGACGAGAGCAAGAAGCGCGAGGTGGTGCTGGACGAGGTGGAGCCCGGCGTGATGGGCATGATCCTGAGGTACCTGTACACGTCCAACATCAACGTGACGGAGCAGAATGTCCAGGATGTGTTTGCCGTGGCCAACATGCTCCAGATCCCCTCTATCTTCACAGTGTGCGTGTCCTTCCTGCAGAAGCGACTCAGCCTTAGCAACTGCTTGGCCATCTTCCGGCTGGGCCTGATGTTGGACTGCCCGAGGCTGGCCGTCTCGGCCCGCAACTATGCCTGTGAGCGCTTCCATCTCATCTCGCGCGACGAGGAGTTCTTTCAGCTGTCTGCCAGCGAGGTGGCAGCCATTCTCTCGGCGGACAACCTCAATGTGGAGACGGAGAATGCTGTGTTCGAGTTCCTGCTCAAGTGGGTGGCCAAAGACGAAAAGAACCGCCTGGAGGAGCTGCCGGGCCTGTTGGACTGTGTCCGGTTTCGCCTGATTCCCGAGGACTACTTCAAGGAGAAGGTGGAGAATCATAAATGGCTGTCGGGCAAACAGGATATTGCTGAGAAGCTCCAACTGGTCAGGGAAGCTTACCAAGGGAAACTTCCGGAACCTGAGAAGATCAAAAACAAGAAGGAACCACAAGATGAGGACGGGGAGAAGAAAGTGGAAGAGGAAGAAGTGGAGGAGATTGCCATTCTTCCCAGTATCCTGAACGATAACCTGCGCTATGGTATGTTCCTCAGAGACCTGTTGTTTATGATCACCGAGGCTGGCTCAGTGGCCTACGACCCCACCGCAAATGACTGCTTTGTGGCAGCCATATCCACACAGATCCCCAAGAACCACTGTAGTCTGGTCACCAAGGAGAACCAGATATTTGTCGCTGGAGGGGTTTTCTTTGACGAGCAAAACAAAGAGGAACCACTTCACTCCTACTTTTTACAG TATGACCCCATGACCTCAGACTGGTTGGGTATGCCCCCCATGCCCTGCCCACGATTCCTCTTCACTATGGGCGAGGCTGAGAACTCCATATATGTCAttggaggaaaagaggaaggagagcTCACAC TAAATTCACTCTCTATCGTGTCTCACAGGTCTTTCAAATGGGGGGAGTCGGATCCCCTCCCGTATAAAGTGTATGGCCATGCCACCGTGTCCCACAATGATGTTGTCTATGTGCtaggagggaagggagagaacAA GAAATGCTTAAAGAGGGTGTGTGCCTACGACGCCAAGAAGTTTGAGTGGAAGGAGCTGGCCCCTATGGCAGTGGCACGCTCCCTGTTTGGTGCCACCGTTTACAAGAACAAGATCTACGTGGCGGCAGGGGTCACTGACTCTGGCCTCACAGACACAGTAGAGGTCTACGACATTGCCACCAACAA GTGGTCAGACTTTTTGGAGTTCCCTCAGGAGAGAAGCTCGCTCACTCTTGTCGACCATGATGACAATCTGTATGCTGTGGGAGGCTTTGCCATGATACCCAAAGAAAACAGTGATGAATTGATGCCTACTGAGATGACTGACATCTGGAG GTATgacgagagtgagagaaagtggaaagGCATCCTGAAGGAGATCCGCTACGCTTCAGGAGCTACCATACTGGGTGTGCGTCTGAACACGCTGCGCCTCACCAAGATGTGA
- the hhatlb gene encoding hedgehog acyltransferase like, b, whose product MGVKAALPKYELYFYNFVLYMAMLWAATWIYDVSSTNTNRKTFKPSVKPGWYYVGRKMDTEDFEWVMWFSTFWEHILFALSGHIIFAKICSLLAPQYRSLVFMVYGMLAVFTSMGWAYLTLILSHCVLLYSISLVKLRWLCFTAGLTTLATFKMEPFISWQDGFVSGNFELRHVFFYGGCGFTIMRCMSFALENCQRREGNFSFLELLKYNFYLPFFYFGPIMTFEKFYVQANNPKLIRKEGEMWKISLSALLNLSAILVVDVLLHFMYIRTIPTDAKLLKNLSDWALIGLAYINLVYDWVKASVMFGVINTVSRLDHLDPPQPPKCITNLYVFSETHFDRGINDWLCKYVYNYLGGKHENILEELIATLCTYGITLLWLGPGWVVLLWAFLNCFGLNFELWTIKLFSMEPFSSIEMSMSDSMSRRIRALFNTFNYWTIVLYNILALNSLDFAKMVAKRLFLKGFPLTTIMVMFVTYCLVQVIKESERKQALIDDPDPIPPPPPAPPATDPTQAADATDEAVDPNKEKTE is encoded by the exons ATGGGGGTCAAGGCTGCCCTTCCGAAGTATGAGCTGTACTTCTACAATTTTGTGCTCTACATGGCAATGCTGTGGGCTGCAACCTGGATCTATGACGTGTCCAGCA caaacaCCAACCGGAAAACCTTCAAGCCCAGTGTGAAGCCAGGATGGTACTACGTCGGTCGGAAAATG GACACAGAAGACTTTGAGTGGGTGATGTGGTTCTCCACATTTTGGGAGCACATTCTCTTCGCCCTGTCTGGTCACATTATCTTCGCCAAAATCTGCTCTCTGCTGGCTCCACAG TACAGATCCCTGGTGTTTATGGTGTACGGCATGCTGGCGGTCTTCACCAGCATGGGCTGGGCCTACCTGACGCTTATCCTCTCCCACTGCGTGCTGCTCTACAGCATCTCGCTGGTCAAGCTCCGCTGGCTGTGCTTCACCGCCGGCCTCACCACGCTCGCCACCTTCAAGATGGAGCCCTTCATCTCCTGGCAG GATGGCTTTGTGTCAGGGAACTTTGAGCTTCGTCACGTCTTCTTCTATGGTGGCTGTGGCTTTACCATCATGAGATGCATGAGTTTCGCCCTGGAGAATTGTCAGAGGAGGGAGGGCAACTTCAGCTTTCTGGAGCTGCTCAAGTACAACTTCTACCTCCCCTTCTTCTACTTCGGACCTATCATGACTTTCGAGAAGTTCTACGTACAG GCCAATAACCCCAAACTGATCCGGAAGGAGGGGGAAATGTGGAAAATCTCTTTGTCAGCCCTCCTCAACTTGTCAGCCATCTTGGTGGTGGACGTGCTCCTCCACTTCATGTACATCCGGACGATCCCTACTGACGCCAAGCTCCTGAAGAACCTCTCTGACTGGGCTTTGA TTGGCCTGGCATATATAAACCTGGTCTATGACTGGGTGAAGGCATCTGTCATGTTTGGTGTCATAAATACAGTGTCTAGACTGGACCACCTTGACCCACCCCAACCTCCCAAGTGTATCACAAATCTCTATGTGTTCTCCGAGAC GCATTTTGACAGAGGGATTAATGACTGGCTTTGCAA GTATGTGTATAACTACCTGGGTGGGAAGCATGAAAACATTCTGGAGGAGCTGATCGCGACCCTCTGCACCTACGGGATCACCCTGCTGTGGCTCGGCCCGGGCTGGGTGGTGCTGCTCTGGGCCTTCCTCAACTGCTTCGGCCTCAACTTTGAGCTGTGGACCATCAAGCTCTTCTCCATGGAGCCGTTCTCATCGATTGAG ATGTCAATGTCAGATTCTATGTCACGGAGGATCCGAGCCCTCTTCAACACTTTTAACTACTGGACAATCGTCCTCTACAATATTTTGGCTCTGAACAGCCTTGACTTTGCCAAAATGGTTGCCAAAAGATTGTTCCTCAAAG GCTTCCCCCTGACCACCATCATGGTGATGTTTGTCACCTACTGTCTGGTCCAGGTGATCAAGGAGAGCGAGAGGAAGCAGGCTCTGATCGATGACCCTGaccccatccccccacccccacccgccCCCCCGGCCACAGACCCCACCCAGGCTGCTGATGCTACCGATGAAGCTGTGGATCCCAATAAGGAGAAGACCGAGTAG